The following are from one region of the Salvia splendens isolate huo1 chromosome 2, SspV2, whole genome shotgun sequence genome:
- the LOC121792251 gene encoding cytokinin riboside 5'-monophosphate phosphoribohydrolase LOG3-like, translating into MERDSEMKSSRFKRVCVFCGSSQGRKPSYQEAAIQLGQVLVSRNIDLVYGGGSIGLMGLVSQAVHDGGRHVIGVIPKTLMPRELTGETVGEVKAVADMHQRKAEMAKHSDAFIALPGGYGTLEELLEVITWAQLGIHDKPVGLLNVDEYYDSLLSFIDKAVEEGFISPTARHIIVSAPTAKELVKKLEEYVPRHERVASKLSWETEQLGYSQDYDLLR; encoded by the exons atggAGAGAGATAGCGAAATGAAATCATCAAGATTCAAGAGGGTTTGCGTTTTCTGTGGCAGTAGCCAAGGTAGGAAACCTAGCTACCAAGAAGCTGCTATTCAACTTGGCCAAGTTCTG GTTTCTAGGAACATTGATTTGGTCTATGGAGGCGGCAGCATAGGCCTGATGGGTTTGGTCTCACAAGCAGTTCATGATGGCGGTCGGCATGTCATTGG AGTGATTCCCAAGACTCTCATGCCCCGAGAG CTGACTGGGGAAACAGTAGGGGAAGTGAAAGCTGTTGCAGATATGCACCAAAGAAAAGCTGAGATGGCCAAGCATTCTGATGCTTTTATTGCCTTACCAG GTGGTTATGGAACTTTGGAGGAATTGCTTGAAGTTATAACTTGGGCTCAACTCGGCATCCATGATAAGCCG GTAGGATTGCTTAATGTGGATGAATATTATGACTCTCTGTTGTCATTCATCGACAAGGCCGTAGAGGAAGGGTTCATTAGTCCAACTGCTCGACACATCATTGTATCTGCTCCAACCGCAAAGGAGCTGGTCAAGAAATTGGAG GAGTACGTGCCTCGTCATGAACGAGTTGCTTCAAAGCTCAGCTGGGAGACAGAGCAGCTGGGCTACTCTCAAGATTATGATCTGTTGAGGTGA